Genomic window (Bradyrhizobium sp. 186):
CCCTATGACAGCGGCAAGCTCGGACTGCTCGGCATCGACGGCGTCGATAATCGCCTCACGCAGATCACGGCCGCGAGCCGCGCGAGAGACCTGAATTTCAACGCCGCCATCGTCGGCAACTCGACCGCGCAGATGATCGAGCCGACCGCGCTGTCGCAGGCGACGGGCCTGCACTTCGTGCAGCTTTACATGACCGGCGCAATTCCGCGTGAACAGCTCGCGGTGCTCGACTTCTTCCTGCGGAATCACAAGCAAGTGGGCGCGCTGGTGATCGCGGCCGATCCGGGCTGGTGCGTGCATGCGCGGCCGAAGGAGGAGGGCGGCGTCCCATTTTCCTATTGGCTCTATGACGAGAGCGTCGTCACCTACGCGGTGCGGCTGATCTCCTGGCAGGCGATCGAGCAGGCCTTTCAGCGGCTGAGCATCGGGCTTGGCCGCCGGCAGCGGATGAATCCGGACGGCTTCGTCAGCTATGAGGACATCTGGCCGCCCGGCCAATTCAAAGAGGTCGGCTGGCCCAGGGATCCCGTGCCGACAACGTCCACCGAGATGCGGGCGGCATTTCCCGAGATCGTCGCGCTGACGGATATCGTCAGGAAGTTGCCGGCCGATGTGCCGGTCGTCATCATCGTGCCGCCGACCTTTGCAGCCACGGTGCCAAAACCCGGCACGGAAACGGCGCTGGAGCGCAGCGCCTGCGATGCTGCGCTGAAGGCGGTCGTGGCCGGACGGCCGCGCAGCAACTTTGTCAACTATCGCGTCGACAACGCGCTGACCCGCGATCGCGACAATTTCGCCGATTTCATCCACTACCGCTCGAGACTCGCGGGCCTGATCGAGCAGGGGATTATCGCGAGTCTGCGCGACGGAGCGAAGGCGCGGATCGATTTCTGAGCCGCGTCCGGCTCAAGCTATCCGGCTCAAGCTATCTCTTGGAAACTGCCGTCGAGCCAGAGCCTGCGCGCCAGCTTGCGCTGAATCTTGCCGCTCGTGGTCTTTGGCAGGCTGCCTGGACGGATCAGCGCGATGTGGCGTGCGGAGAGCTCGTGGCTGTCGGCTACGGCCTCGCGGATCTGCCCCTTGATCTCCGCGGTGTCGATCGTGCTCCTCGCGGTGCGCTCGACCTCCTGGACGATCACGAGCGTCTCTTCGCCGCTCTCATCAGGCACCGAGAACGCCGCGCCGCAGTTTTCGCGCAAGCCTTCGTCGAGCGACTGCACCGTGCACTCGATGTCCTGCGGATAATGGTTGATGCCGCGGATGATGATGAGGTCCTTGATCCGCCCGGTGACGAACAGCTCGCCGTTTTCGTCAAGGAAGCCGAGATCGCCGGTGCGCAGCCACGGGCCATCCTCGCCGGCGATCTCGACGTTCAGCCCCTCGCGCGTTGCCTCCTCATTGCGCCAATAGGCACGAGCGACATTTGCGCCGCCGACCCAGATCTCGCCCACGCGGTCGGTGGGTAGCCGCGCGCAATTCTCCGGCTCGACGATCGCAATTCGCTCGCCGGCAAGCGCGCGGCCGCAGCCGACCGCGATCTGCGTATCGTCGGCGTCGGGGGCCGCTTCGGCTGTATGAGCCTGAAGCCCCGCGCGGCTGACGCTGCGCGTGACGTAACCGCCGCCGCGCCCTCCGCCGGAAATCAGCAGCGTCGCTTCCGCCATGCCATAAGCCGGATACATCGCGCGTGGATTGAAACCGTGCGGCGCAAATGTCTCGATGAACTGCGCGATGGTGTCGGCACGCACCGGCTCCGCGCCGTTGAGCGCGATTTTGAGCGAGGACAGATCGACGCCGTCCATCTGATCGGCGCGATAGCGGCTGACGCAGAGGTCGAAGCCGAAATTCGGGCTGCACGCCACTTCCGCGCGATAATGCGAGATCGCGCGCAGCCAGCCGAGCGGCCGCTGCATGAACGCGTTCGGTGCCATCAGCACGCAGGTCGCACCCACATAGAGTGCTTGCAGCGCGTTCAGGATCAGCCCCATGTCGTGATAGAGCGGCACCCAATTGACGTAGGTCGATTGCCTGGTGTTGCCGAGCGCGAGCCGGATCATCTTGAGATTGGCGAGCAAATTGGCATGGCTCACCATCACGCCCTTGGGTTCGGATGTGGAGCCGGAGGTGTATTGCAGGAAGGCGATGTCGCCCGATGCCGGCTCGGGAAGTTCGATTGTCTCACCGTCGGCCGCGGTGAGGTCGACTTCGATCCAGCGGATGTTCTCCTGCTCAAAGCGCGCCTGCAAATCGCCGCGCAAAGCCAGCGCGGAGGTGGTCAGCGCCACCGCCGGTGCGCAATTGGCGAGGATCGCGGCGCTGGCATCGCGGGCGCTGTTTCGCCGCGGCATCATCATCGGTACGGCAATGACGCCGGCCATCAGGCAGCCGAAGAACGCGACCATGAACTCGATGCCGGGCGGGAATACCAGGACCGCGCGGTCACCGGGCCGGGCGGCCGCGGTCAGGCGCGTGGCGAGCGCGCGCGCGGCGTCGTGCAACTGGCGGAAGGTGAGGGCTGCTTCCTCCGTCCCGCGATCGGAGACGAAGACGTAGGCGCGATCCTCGCTCTGGTCCGCCGCACGCCGGGCCAGGAGTGCCACGAGCGAGCGGAAGGTTTCCATTTTGGTTGCGCCGGCTTCAGCCGCCCTCAGGCAGCGGAGGGGATGGCGCGCTTGTCGGCGAGAAATCGCGACAGCGCCTCGACGGTAGGATGGTCGTAGAAGTCGTCCGTCGATAGTTCGAGGTCGAGCTTCTCCTCGAGTTCCATCATGAGGTAGACCAGCATCGCCGAATCGAGCCCGAGACGGTTGAATTTCGTGGCGGTGTCGACCCGGTCCCTCGAGATTCGCAGGATATTTGCCAGGGCGGTAACGCAGAAATCCGAAATCTGCTCGCGTGTCATGTCATTTCCCAGAAACAATCGGAACGACAATACGGGCGACCCTACGGTTGTCAATTTGGCCAGAACGCCACAGCGTTGAAGGTTGGGGACTGTTGCTTCCCTTCGTCGGTTTGCTGCTCAATTCATGCACAGTTGCCGCGATTTCCCGAGGTCGACAGCGGCCAGCGTGGCGGCGGCGTTCGATTCGCTCGTCGCGCAAACGAATGCGGTGACCGAAACCGAACGCCAGGCGCGGGCTCCTGGCACGTAAAAGCTGGAAGATTTTGGAGCGGCAGCTCCGCGCTCAAGTCGCGTCAGTTCTGGTAATAGCCGCGCGGCTGATAATACTGCCGGGGCTGTTGCTGCTGATAGTAATAGCCCTGCTGGCCATAGCCCTGGTCGTAAGTCGGCTGCGTCTGGTAGACCTGCGCGCCGTAGACGCGGTTGTTCGTGCGCGGCGCCGGATAGCGCGCGCCGGTGTCGCTGCCGTCGGCCGGATAGATGTAGCTGTCGTCCTGCGGCATGTAGCGGCGGGCGGGCTGCGCCGGTGGCGTCAGATTCACGGGGTCGCCGGCAGCGCTGTACTGCTCTTCGGCCGGCTGCGGAGCGCGGGCAACGGCATTGTTGGTGCGGCCGCGCGGATTGCGTGCGAGGGCCACCTGGGACGAGCCGGTCAGCGTCACCGTGGTGTTGAGCACGCCCTGCTGCTGCACCAGCGCGTAGAGTGTCGTGGCATTTTGGCGCGACAGCCGCACGCAGCCATGCGAGGCGGGCGAGCCGAGCCGGCCGACCGAATCCGTGCCGTGGATGGCGTGCCCGATCTTGGTGAAGAAGATCGCGTGCGGCATCGGCGCGTCGTCGAATTCCTTGGAGTAGTGATCCTCTTCCATGCGGAAGGTGCGGAACGCGCCGTTCGGCGTCTCGCGCGAGGGGATGCCGGTCGACACCGGCCAGTGATAGCGCGCGACGCCGTCGACGGCGACGGTCATCTGCTGATTGTCCTTGTCGATGGTGATCTCGACCTTGGCCTGCGCGGTGCCCGCGCTCAAAAGCATCAATGAGGTGAAAGCAATGAAAAAGGATCTCATCTGGAAACGCATTTGAGGAAAACGCATTTGAATCCTGGCCTCCGGCCTGTTCACGCAAGCGCCGCGGCTCTCCGTCCCCCGGCGTGCACTATGCCTGCAATCCGGCTTTCGTTCCAGCGGCCCGCCCGCCCATCGTTAACGTGGTGCCGGGCGTAAGCAAGGCCGCTTTGTGCCGCGCCGCCTGCGGCGGTGCTGACATTTTCGCGAGCGACCAGCGCGTTCTCGACGCCGACAATTCGTCACAAAGGCGCAACCATTTGGCCGCGCCAAGCGTTGAACATGGCCTGCCCCGACACGCGGCTTTCGCCGCCGTTTACCTTGGGATCGAAGATGAACAAAGCTCGTATCGCCGCCGCGCAATTGCCGGCCGGTTTACCTGTCCGCCTGCTTATCGCAGCCGCTGCCATCCTCCTCGCGCTGCTGTCGCTACCGCAGCCCGGCCATGCCCAGGGCATCGTGCGCGGTGCCCAGGAGGGCTCTTATGAAGGCAACCGGATCGGCGGCCCGGTCGGCGGTGCAGTTGGAGGCGTCGTCGGCGCCGGTGTTGGCGGGGCCGTGGGTGCGGTCGAGGGCGTGCTCGGGATTCCCCATCGTGGTCACCGCCGCTGCCGCGGTTACTATGACGGCTACAACCGCTTCCACTGCTATCGCTAAATTCACCACCGTCATTCCGGGCTCGTGCTTCGTCGCGCCCCGGAATGACACTTAGTTCTTCAGCCGGTAACCCGTGCGGAAGATCCACCAGATCACCACCAGGCAGATCACAAGGAACGCCAGCGTCATGCCGAAGCTGACGGATACGCTGACATCGGCGATTTCGTAGAAGCTCCAGCGGAAGCCCGAAATCAGATAGACGACCGGATTGAGCAGCGCCACGGTGCGCCAGGCCGACGGCAGCATGTCGACGGAATAGAAGCTGCCGCCGAGGAAGGTCAGGGGCGTCACCACCAGCATCGGGATCATCTGGAGCTTCTCGAAACCGTCGGCCCAGATGCCGATGATGAAGCCGAACAGGCTGAAGGTCACCGCCGTCAGCACCAGGAAGACCAGCATCCAGATCGGATGATGGATGTGCAGCGGCACGAACAATCCGGCGGTCGCGAGGATGATCAGGCCGAGGATGATCGACTTGGTCGCGGCCGCGCCGACATAGCCGAGCACGATCTCGAAATAGGAGATCGGCGCCGATAGGATCTCATAGATCGTGCCGACGAATTTCGGGAAGTAGATGCCGAACGAGGCGTTCGCAATGCTCTGCGTCAGCACCGAAAGCATGATCAGGCCCGGCACGATGAAGGTGCCGTAGCTCACGCCCTCGACCTGGCTGATGCGCGAGCCGATCGCAGCGCCGAAGACCACGAAATAGAGCGAGGTCGAGACCACCGGCGAGACGATGCTTTGCAGCAGCGTGCGCCAGGTGCGCGCCATTTCGAACAGATAGATGGCGCGGACAGCGCGGTAGTTCATGACGTCCTCACGAGGTCGACGAAGATGTCCTCGAGCGACGACTGTGTCGTATCGAGGTCGTTGAAGCGGATGCCGGCGGTGCGGAGGTCGCTAAGCAGGCTGGTGATGCCGGTGCGATCGCCCTTGGTGTCGTAGTCGTAGACCAGCGTCGCACCGCTGTCGCAAAGGTCGAGCTCGTAGTGGGCGAGGCTGTCGGGCAGCGCGCTGAGCTTGCCTTGCAAGTGCAGCGTCAGCCGCTTCTTGCCGAGCTTCTGCATCAACGTCGCCTTGTCCTCGACCAGCACGATCTCGCCCTTGTTGATGACGCCGATGCGGTCGGCCATCTCCTCGGCTTCCTCGATGTAATGCGTGGTGAGGATGATGGTGACGCCCGACTGCTGGAGGGTGCGGACCACCTCCCACATGCCCTTGCGCAACTCGACGTCGACGCCGGCGGTCGGCTCGTCCAAAAACAGGATCTGCGGCTCGTGCGACAGCGCCTTGGCGATCATCACGCGGCGCTTCATGCCGCCGGACAGCGTGATGATCTTGCTGTCCTTCTTGTCCCACAGCGACAGGTCCTTCAGCACCTTCTCGATATGGGCCGGGTTCTTCGGCTTGCCGAACAGGCCGCGGGAAAAGCTCACGGTCGCCCACACGCTCTCGAAGGCGTCGGTGTGCAGTTCCTGCGGCACCAGGCCGATCAGCGAGCGCGCCTTGCGGTAGGAGGTCTGGATGTTCTCGCCGCCGACCAGGACCTTGCCTTCGCTCGGATTGGCGATGCCGCAGATGATCGAGATCAGCGTGGTCTTGCCGGCGCCGTTGGGGCCGAGCAGCGCGAAGATCTCGCCGCGCTTGATATCGAGATTGACGTTCTTGAGCGCCTTGAAACCGGACCCATAGGTCTTCGACAAATTGGCGACGGAGATGATGGGGGACATGATGGCCGGCGGGCTGGGGAAGGGATGCTGGAACCCGTCCCGGGAGGGCAGGTCAGCGGAGCCCTGAAATAGGAATGCACCTGCCCGGCCGCAATTCCCCGGAGAAAAATGCTCTCAAAACAGGCCGTTAGATGGCAGGTTTCAGGCAAGTGTTGCGCAACAGTCACTGGCTGCGGCTAAGATTGTCGCTCACGCGGCTCTTTGTTGCGTCTGCGAGCAGGCCATGGCTACGATTCCGGCCAATTGCGAAGCATATGTCCTCAGGGAAAAGATCGATGAGACCGAACGGCCGTCACGCAGCCGGCGCCAGCCAGTTGTCCGCCATCCGTGTGTGGGCAATGGGCCTGCTCCTGCTGTCAACTGTTGCCATGAGCCCGACCGCCGCCAAGGCCGCGCCGAGCCAGGCAGCCGCCACCACGCATGTCTACCTGCTCCGCGGCGTGCTCAACATCTTCTCGCTCGGGCTCGACACGATCGGCGCCCGGCTCGAGGCGCAGGGCATTCCGGTGACGGTCGCCAACTTCGTGTCCTGGTCCTCGCTCGCCGACGAAGCGGCGATCGCCTACAAGGCCGGCCGGCTCAAGACCATCGTGCTGGTCGGGCACTCCTCTGGCGCGACCGCGCTGCCCGACATGATCGCCAAGCTCAACCGTCTCGGCGTGCCGGTGAAACTCGCGATCGGTCTCGACTCCGTGTTCAAGACGAAGCTCGCCACCGGCGCCGAGCGCTACATCAACATCTATATCGGCGACGGTCCCGGCGAGCCGGTGAAGCGCGCCGACGGCTTCCGCGGCAAGCTCGACAATGTCGACGTCCGCGGCACCGGCGTCGGCCACATCTCGATCGACAAGAACGAGGCGATCCAGCGCCGCGTCATCGCCGAGATCGACGCCGCGATCATGCGCTCGCGCGCACCGGCAGCACCGGTTGCTGAGCCCGGCGCGCCGCGGCCCGCACGAGCGGCGGCCGCGACGGCTCCTGCGCGGAACTGAAGCCTTTCGCCGGCAACGGCCGACTTCGTCACGCCGCCGTCGGCACGCAAGTCGACGGCGGCATTGTTTTACTTGTGTCGCAAAGGCGCTAGCGCCGCACCGGCTGCGCGTCGAGACAGGACTTGTATTGGGCGGGCGTGAGCAGGCTGCGCACGCAACCCGTTGCACGCGCCTCTTCGCAATCCGCAGCGCTCAAGTCGTCGCAGAGCTGTGCCCTGTCGTCGCCGGGCGAGCCGTCCTTGGCTCCCGGTGCCTCGGGCTTCAGATAGACGAGCAGGCAGCAGCAACAAAGTCCGAGCCCGATCAGCGGAAACTTCAACGCCACGGCAGCAGCAGCTGCGAAGATGCACAACGTCACGATCGACCGGACGCGCATGATCCTGCGCTCCCTCAGCGACACATCCTGGTGCGGAGCGCGCTCGATCAGCTCCCAGATCAACGCGACGTAGGTGGCGTTCACGAGGAAGAAGACCGCGGCATAGAAGGCAACGGGCTGCGGCGCCAATTCGCTCACGGCCATCCAGGCCGTGGACAGCGGCAGCAGCGACACCGAAAACAGGTGCGCGAAGTTGAACCACATCAGGCGCGGAGTTGCCTCGGCGGCGTAGCGCAACAGATGGTGGTGGTTGGCCCAGACGATCGCGATGAAGACGTAGCTCACGGCGTAGCTGAGCCAGGTCGGCCAGAGCGCCAAGAGGCCCGCGAAGGTGGGCGTTTCCGGCGGTCGCAGCTCCAGGACCAGCACGGTGATCAGGACGGCAAACACGCCGTCCGAGAACGCGCTCAGCCGCTCCGGGCTCCGTCTCGCATGTGCCATGGCCGCCCCACCTCCATCGACGCCGACTCGCACCCTGCCGAACGCCGGCGGGCGATTCCAGCTCCCGTTAGACCGATTTGATCTCGCCGCCGTCCATGCGCAGCACCGTGCCGGTCATCCAGCGCGCGGGCGGCTCGGCGCCGGCCGCCTCCACCTGGCGGCCGACCTCGGCCAGTTGCTCGCCGCTGCGCGCAGCGAGCACGACGGCGCCGAAGTCGCGGGCAAGCCGCAAGGCGGTGGCCTTGCCGATACCCGAGCTTGCGCCGGTCACGATCGCGACGGATGCCGCCATGGTCGTCTCCTTCGGCTTCTTGGGGTGAACGGCGTCAGGTCAGGAGGTCGCGGATGCTCTGCGCGATCTCGCTTGCATGCGTTTCGAGCGCGAAATGTCCGGTGTCGAAGAAGCGAACCACGGCCTTGGGATTGTCCCGCTTGAACGCTTCGGCGCCGGGAGGAATGAAGAACGGGTCGTTCTTGCCCCACGCCGCGAGGAACGGCGGCTGGTGCGTGCGGAAATAGTTTTGGAACGCCGGATACAGCGCCACATTGCTCTTGTAGTCGCCGAACAGATCGAGCTGGATTTCATCGGCACCGGGGCGCGCCAGATAGCAATTGTCGAGGTTCTGGCCGTCCGGCGACACCATCGTCGGATCGGGGACGCCGTGGGTATATTGCCAGCGCGTCGTCTCGGGCGTGAGGAACGCGCGTAGCGCATCCCGGTTCGCCGGCGACGGATCCTGCCAATAGGCCTTGATCGGGCCCCAGCCCTCGCTCAGGCCGTCTTCATAGGCGTTGCCGTTCTGGGAGATGATGGCTGTGATCCGCTCAGGGTGGCGGAGCGCGAGCCGGAAGCCGGTCGGGGCGCCATAGTCGAACACGTAGACCGCAAACCGGTCGAAGCCGATTACCTCGGTGAAGCGCTCGATCATGCGCGCGATGTTGTCGAACGTGTAGCTGAACGTCTCGCGTGGCGGCATGTCGGACTGGCCGAAGCCGGGAAGATCAGGCGCAACGATGTGGAATTTGTCGGCGAGCAGCGGGATCAGGTCGCGGAACATGTGGCCTGCGCTCGGGAAGCCGTGCAGCAGCAGAAGTCTTGGCGCGTTCGCGGGCCCGGCCTCGCGATAGAAGACCTTGAAGCCGTCAACGTCGGCCGTGCGATATCTGGTCGGGATCATGACATCCTCCGTTGCTGATGATTGATCGGGTGGCCTTGAGAGGGCTAGCGAGGAGAGGTCCGGCGACCTCGCAGCGTGCTGTGCAGGGGGCTTAGTTGCCGGCGATGGAGCCGATCGCCTCGCGGATGATGTCGACGACGGCCGCGGGCGCGGTGACGATGGGTGTGTGATCGACGGCATGCGATCGCACCGTCGCCTTCATGCGCTCCGCCATGTAGCGCTGCGTCTCCGGCACGATCATGCGATCCTGTCCGGCGATCAGGAACCAGCTCGGAATGTCCTTCCAGAGCGGGCGCCCGACGGGGGCCGTGATGCAGTTGAGCGAGATCGGTCGCTGCACGGCCGCGAGCACGGCGCGATCCTCCGCAGATGCGTTTTGCGCGAAAGCCGTCGCGACGGCCGCCTCGGGCAGCCAGATCAGGCCATTGTCGTCAGGGGCAAGCTTTGGCGCCTGCGGATGCGGCGGGAGACGATAGAACACGTCTGCCACCTTCTCGCCCTCGTCGGGCGCGAGCGCGGCGACGTAGACCAGCGCCTTCACCCGTTCGGGACGCGCCAGCGCGATCACGGCGCCGGCGTAAGCGTGTCCGACCAGCACGACCGGACCTTCGGTGCGGTCCAGGCTGCGGTTGAGGGCTGCGACATCGTCGGCGAGCGAGGTCAGCGGAAGCGGCGCTGCGCGCACCCTGATGGCAGCGGCCTCGAGCGCCGTGATGACACGCGCCCAGCTTGATCCGTCCGCCCACGCGCCATGGGCCAGCACCACCGTCACATCCTTGCTCGCCATCTTCGTCTCCCTAGATCTTTCATAACCCTCTTGAAGACTTCAATCAGGTTATTGATGAGTGACGTAACTTGTCAAGTGACGTGTTACAGGTTATGTGAATTGGAATGTTTCGTCTGGCTGGGGAGCCGCGCATGCAACACAGACCGCCTGCCATGTTCATTGCCGACGCGCTCGGCCTCGATTTCCTAAACTCCGTCGCGACCCCGGTCGATACGCCCGTCGAGTGGCTCGACGATGGCGATGGCCTGATCGACTGGCTCACTCAGGCCAGGCTTGTTCCGCCTGATACACTGAACGTGTTGAAGGCGCGCGCATTGCCGGGCGAACTCGACAAGGTTGCGGATCAGGCCCGCGCCTTGCGCGAGTGGTTCAGAGGCTTCGTTCGCAAGCATGCGGGCCGGCCGCTCGGACCGCAGGCGCTGCATGAGCTCGGTCCGCTGAATAGCCTTCTGGAGAGTGACGAGGCATTCAGCCAGATCGCGCCACGTGATGACGGCAGCGCTGGCGCCCTCGAGTTGCGGAGGATGCGGCGCTGGCGGTCGCCCGAGTCCCTGTTGCTGCCGATCGGCGAGGCGCTGGCGAGGTTCGTGTGCGAGGAGGATTTCGCGAATGTGAAGGCGTGCGAGGGGCATGCCTGCACGATGATGTTCGCCGACCACACCCGCAGGCGCGCGCGACGATGGTGCAGCATGGCAATCTGCGGCAACCGTGCCAAGCAGGCCGCGCATCGCAGCCGGCTCAAGACCCGTCCTATCGCTTCTTGACCAGCTTGAGAGAACGAGTGGTTCTCTGATTGCGGTGCTTGATCGCAGCGCTCTGCGCTTCGGGTGGGCTCAGGAAGCGGACGAGCATCGTCTTCAGATGCGCCGCGCTCTGTTTGATATCCAGCTTGGGATTGCGGATCGGCATCGCGCGGGATCCGTCGATGATGGCAATCAGGATGTCCGCGGTTGCGTCCGGGTCCAGTCCTGGATCCATCCGCCCCTGGCTTTGCGCCTGGCGCAGGAAGTCACCCCACATGCGCCGCACCGCCTCGGTGTGGCGTGCGATGATCTTGGCGAATTCCGGATTGCGGGCGGCCTCCGCGAGCCCATCCAGGTTGAGGATCTGGGCGGGACGAAACCGCAGGCTGGTTTCCTCGATATCGGCGAGCAGCGCCTCGATCACGTCCGGGGCAACCAGAATTTTTTCGAATCGCTCCGCCGAACGCGCGAGACCAAGGTCGATCATCGCCTCGATGATCGCCTCCTTGCTCGGAAAGTAGTGATAGAGGTGCCCCGGACTGATCCCGGCCTCAGCGCAGATGTCCGTCGTGCTGGCGCCACGGAAGCCGTCCCTGGTGAAGCAGCGGATCGCCGCGCCGAGGATCTCCCCGCGCTTCTGCTTATGCTTGACGGGGTCGACTTTCCTCAATGCGCGCGTCTCCTATCCCTTGGACGTCCCAATTAGCACGACGGTCCGCCACGAGAAAATCAAAATTAGAGAGTTCCATCTATTTATGTTGACGGGCGGCAAGGGGTGTGAGAATGATTACTAGAGTAATCTCTCTAATAAATTGTCCGAGCGCGAGCGGGACCATGCGCTTTCAATGGGCGGCCCTGATGTGTGTCACGCTTGCTGGCGGTGGGTGCGCGACCGCGCCGCTCGAACGAGCCGGCTCGCTCAGGAGCTACGACCGGATGTCGGACGCGAACGGGCTGGTGACGCGATCGCAGATCCGCGTGAACAGGAAGGACGTGCTGGCGGCGAAAACAATCCGGATCGCATCGACAGTCTTTCCCGCGCGCACCGACGTTGCGCTGAACGAAAAGGAGCGGCGTCTGGTCGCCAACGCCATCAGCCGCGAGCTTTGTCTCCGCTTGAGCGAGCGCTTCCGCATCGTTTCATCCGATGCCGACGCGGACCTCACGGTGCAGGCGACGGTCACTCATGCGGCGCCGACCAACCCGACCGCCTCCGGCGCGTCGAAAGCACTGTCGATTGCCAAGACCGTTGCGCTTCCCGCCGTGCCTGTGCCGGTGCCGAGGCTTCCGGTCGGGCTCGGCAGTCTGTCGGTCGAGGCGGAAGCGCGCGACTTCGCCGGATTTCGGAAGGCGGCGATGGTCTGGGCGCGCGGCGCCAACTCCATCACGAATTCTCCGCGGGTCGCCAACGAGGGCGATGCATACGATCTCGCGAGCGATTTCGGCGCCGACTTCGCCAAGCTGGTTGCGACCGGAGAATCTCCGTTCGGCGGCGTCCCTGCGCTGCCGCCCATGGACAGCATTCCCGTGCGGCTCGGCGGCGCGCCCAAATATGTCGCGTGCGAGGCATTCGGACGGTTTCCAGGCGTGACCGGCTTCGCGGGGCAGGGGCTCGGGCTGCCGCCTGCCTGGACGGATTCCGGCGCCAAGGACAATCCGGTCCCGGCACCGGCGCCTGAGGTGAATTCAGAACAGACACTCACGCAATGACGAACTCACGATATGGGTTGCCGCGGTGCGACGACCGAAGGTCCGGCTTCGGCCGCCGCAGATCCCTGGCTGCCATGGCCGCTGCCTTGGCTGCTGTCTTGACGCTGTCGCTGGCGGCGTGCGCGTCGACCACGGATCTCCCGCCAGCCTATCATCCGCCGCAACCGCCCAGCGCCCAGGCAGTGAAGGAGGGCGTCAAGAAGGGAGCGGCAGAAGCCAAGCTGACCGGAGGACTCGAGACATCTGCTGTCCGTGACACCAACCACGGGCCGGGATCGTACTTCGTCTGCCTGAGGCAGAGCGGCCCGTCGGCAAGTCGACGCCCCGCCTATTCGGTCTTTTTCGACGACGACAATTACAAGGGAATCCAGAGTTCGGTGATTTCCGAGGCCTGCGAAGCCGAGCCATGGGTTCCCTTCAATTAATGCCACGATACCGGGGCAGTCAGAGTGAGCGCCCCTGTCGACGGGCGTCACGGCCCGGGTTCCGTGCCCCAAATTCCACCCAATCGATGGTCACTAAGCGCCTTGGGGAGGCCTCTGCCTTCCGAGGTGGGACTGCTGGACTGATGATTGATTTAAGGCGGTTAGTCGTGCTGGCAGCGGTCGCGCTGCTCGCTTTGAGCCCCGGCATGGCCGCGGCGTCGCCCGCCAAGACGAAGGCCGCCGCGGTCGCGCCCGCCGCTCCGTCGCCCCCGCCGGTCGAGCCTCTGCCGCCGCCGAAGATCTACCTGTTCCGCGGCGCGATGGGGCCGATCTTCTCCACCGGCATGGACCGGCTCAGCGAGAAATTGACGCAGGCCGGCTTCTCCGCCGACGTCAACGAATTCACCATCTGCCGATGGATCGGCGATCGTGCCATCTCCAGCTACAAGGAAACCCCGGCGCCGATCGTGCTGATCGGCCATTCCATGGGCGGGTTGTGCTCGGTCGTCATCTCCGAGATGGCGGCCAAGGAGAACATTCCGGTCAGCCTCGTCATCACCATCGATCCCGCGCATGCGACCGGCGACGTGCCGCTCAATGTCGAGCGCTTCATCAACATCTTCCTCTCCGATAGCGTGCTCGGCGGCGGCGACGTCGTGACCAAGCCCGGCTATCGCGGCCATTATGCGAGCTTCGACCTGAAAGAGAACTCGCGGGTCAGCCACATCAACATCGAGAAGTCCGACGATATCCATCGCCAGATCATCGACATGGTGCGGCAGTTGCCGCGGATTCAGGCACAGGCCGATGCCGTGCCGCTGCGCTACCTCGTGCCGGGGGACACGCTGGTCGAATTGTGGGATAGCGGCGTGCGGCTCCCGGTCCGCCGGGGCGACACCATGGAGAGCATCGCCGCGGCCAATCGCGTGCCGTTGTGGACACTCGTGCAGAGCAAT
Coding sequences:
- a CDS encoding ABATE domain-containing protein, which translates into the protein MQHRPPAMFIADALGLDFLNSVATPVDTPVEWLDDGDGLIDWLTQARLVPPDTLNVLKARALPGELDKVADQARALREWFRGFVRKHAGRPLGPQALHELGPLNSLLESDEAFSQIAPRDDGSAGALELRRMRRWRSPESLLLPIGEALARFVCEEDFANVKACEGHACTMMFADHTRRRARRWCSMAICGNRAKQAAHRSRLKTRPIAS
- a CDS encoding LysM peptidoglycan-binding domain-containing protein, whose protein sequence is MIDLRRLVVLAAVALLALSPGMAAASPAKTKAAAVAPAAPSPPPVEPLPPPKIYLFRGAMGPIFSTGMDRLSEKLTQAGFSADVNEFTICRWIGDRAISSYKETPAPIVLIGHSMGGLCSVVISEMAAKENIPVSLVITIDPAHATGDVPLNVERFINIFLSDSVLGGGDVVTKPGYRGHYASFDLKENSRVSHINIEKSDDIHRQIIDMVRQLPRIQAQADAVPLRYLVPGDTLVELWDSGVRLPVRRGDTMESIAAANRVPLWTLVQSNSLPENAPLTPGQSIIVPRHLTPPEPAAAMATPPGRR
- a CDS encoding alpha/beta hydrolase, with the translated sequence MASKDVTVVLAHGAWADGSSWARVITALEAAAIRVRAAPLPLTSLADDVAALNRSLDRTEGPVVLVGHAYAGAVIALARPERVKALVYVAALAPDEGEKVADVFYRLPPHPQAPKLAPDDNGLIWLPEAAVATAFAQNASAEDRAVLAAVQRPISLNCITAPVGRPLWKDIPSWFLIAGQDRMIVPETQRYMAERMKATVRSHAVDHTPIVTAPAAVVDIIREAIGSIAGN
- a CDS encoding DUF3313 domain-containing protein; the protein is MCVTLAGGGCATAPLERAGSLRSYDRMSDANGLVTRSQIRVNRKDVLAAKTIRIASTVFPARTDVALNEKERRLVANAISRELCLRLSERFRIVSSDADADLTVQATVTHAAPTNPTASGASKALSIAKTVALPAVPVPVPRLPVGLGSLSVEAEARDFAGFRKAAMVWARGANSITNSPRVANEGDAYDLASDFGADFAKLVATGESPFGGVPALPPMDSIPVRLGGAPKYVACEAFGRFPGVTGFAGQGLGLPPAWTDSGAKDNPVPAPAPEVNSEQTLTQ
- a CDS encoding TetR/AcrR family transcriptional regulator; translation: MRKVDPVKHKQKRGEILGAAIRCFTRDGFRGASTTDICAEAGISPGHLYHYFPSKEAIIEAMIDLGLARSAERFEKILVAPDVIEALLADIEETSLRFRPAQILNLDGLAEAARNPEFAKIIARHTEAVRRMWGDFLRQAQSQGRMDPGLDPDATADILIAIIDGSRAMPIRNPKLDIKQSAAHLKTMLVRFLSPPEAQSAAIKHRNQRTTRSLKLVKKR
- a CDS encoding alpha/beta hydrolase, which translates into the protein MIPTRYRTADVDGFKVFYREAGPANAPRLLLLHGFPSAGHMFRDLIPLLADKFHIVAPDLPGFGQSDMPPRETFSYTFDNIARMIERFTEVIGFDRFAVYVFDYGAPTGFRLALRHPERITAIISQNGNAYEDGLSEGWGPIKAYWQDPSPANRDALRAFLTPETTRWQYTHGVPDPTMVSPDGQNLDNCYLARPGADEIQLDLFGDYKSNVALYPAFQNYFRTHQPPFLAAWGKNDPFFIPPGAEAFKRDNPKAVVRFFDTGHFALETHASEIAQSIRDLLT